Proteins encoded by one window of Candidatus Odinarchaeum yellowstonii:
- a CDS encoding MBL fold metallo-hydrolase — MKVLDYIYLIEGILYDSNCYIIGEDELIMVDCGTGFNMDYIYNKMEKLGLNPNRIVNIILSHVHFDHCGGLNRFLNDYNPEISVFENEAPFLESADRRMLLLDMFGGSFKPVIVDNLLKDGQIIKVKPYDFKVIHTPGHTMGSICLYEERLKLLISGDTVFAGGSFGRVDLPSGSLSQLSESVKRLSKLDVKYILPGHMNLSYEGNKDISLICNMLDEVY; from the coding sequence ATGAAAGTTTTAGATTACATTTATTTAATTGAAGGCATTCTATATGACTCGAATTGTTACATTATAGGGGAAGATGAGCTTATAATGGTGGATTGTGGAACAGGTTTCAACATGGATTATATTTATAATAAGATGGAAAAGTTGGGTTTAAACCCGAATAGAATAGTTAACATTATTTTATCTCACGTGCACTTCGATCACTGCGGTGGTTTAAATCGTTTTCTAAACGATTATAATCCGGAGATAAGTGTTTTTGAAAATGAAGCACCTTTTCTTGAGTCAGCGGATAGGCGTATGCTACTTTTAGATATGTTCGGCGGCTCGTTTAAACCGGTTATAGTGGATAATCTGCTTAAAGACGGTCAGATAATAAAGGTTAAACCTTACGATTTTAAAGTAATTCACACACCCGGTCATACTATGGGAAGTATCTGCCTTTATGAAGAGCGTTTGAAACTGTTAATTTCAGGCGATACTGTTTTCGCCGGTGGATCTTTCGGAAGGGTTGATCTACCTTCAGGTAGCTTATCCCAGTTGAGTGAGTCGGTTAAACGTTTATCAAAACTGGATGTCAAATATATTCTCCCAGGGCATATGAATTTAAGCTATGAGGGTAATAAAGACATCTCCTTAATATGCAATATGCTAGATGAGGTTTATTAA